In Tetrapisispora phaffii CBS 4417 chromosome 6, complete genome, a single genomic region encodes these proteins:
- the TPHA0F01650 gene encoding glycosyltransferase family 15 protein (similar to Saccharomyces cerevisiae KTR1 (YOR099W); ancestral locus Anc_2.185), with the protein MAKFTIPVSSRRLYKLLGLFAIAIITIVIIVKGTDITSSLSGPIDGKSDYVQGSKKANAPKKARTKYDDKYKYVKYSIPEYKGEKVRATFVTLARNKDLNGLRETIKSFEDRFNSKFQYDWIFLNDSEFNDDFKVTMTALISGEVKFGIIPKEHWSFPSWIDQDRAADTRKEMKDIIYGDSISYRNMCRFESGFFWRHPLLDEYEYYWRVEPDTKLYCDVDYDIFRFMKDNDKKYGFTISIHEYRATIPTLWDTTVEFINLHPEYVAENNMLDFVSNDDGMSYNLCHFWSNFEIASLDFWRSDAYRDYFDYLDHAGGFFYERWGDAPVHSIAAALFLNRTQVHHFDDLGYYHGPFHQCPTDEKIRLANRCDCDPNRDFTWRGYSCGKKYYKVNNLAKPKNWADYSK; encoded by the coding sequence ATGGCTAAATTTACTATTCCGGTGAGTAGTAGACGTTTGTATAAACTGCTGGGTTTGTTTGCAATCGCCATTATAACAATAGTTATCATTGTTAAAGGTACAGACATCACCAGCAGTCTCTCAGGTCCAATTGATGGAAAATCAGATTATGTACAAGGCTCTAAAAAAGCCAATGCTCCAAAAAAAGCGAGAACTAAATATGATGATAAGTACAAATATGtgaaatattcaattcCTGAATATAAAGGTGAAAAAGTCAGAGCTACTTTCGTCACATTGGCTCGTAATAAAGATTTGAATGGGTTAAGAGAAACTATTAAATCTTTTGAAGACAGATTTAATTCGAAGTTTCAATATGATTGGATTTTCTTGAATGATTCAGAATTCAATGACGACTTCAAAGTAACGATGACCGCTTTAATTAGTGGTGAAGTTAAGTTTGGTATTATTCCAAAGGAACATTGGTCATTCCCATCTTGGATCGACCAAGACCGTGCTGCAGACACAAGAAAGGAGATGAAAGATATTATCTATGGTGACTCTATTTCTTATAGAAATATGTGCAGATTTGAAAGTGGTTTCTTCTGGAGACATCCGTTACTAGACGAATACGAATATTATTGGAGAGTCGAACCAGACACTAAATTGTACTGTGATGTGGATTACGATATTTTCAGATTCATGAAGGATAATGATAAGAAATATGGTTTTACAATCTCCATTCATGAATATAGAGCCACTATTCCAACTTTATGGGATACTACTGTCGAATTCATCAATTTGCATCCTGAATACGTTGCCGAAAATAATATGTTAGATTTTGTTAGTAACGATGATGGTATGTCGTATAACTTGTGTCATTTCTGGtccaattttgaaattgcCTCTTTAGATTTCTGGAGATCTGATGCTTATAGGGACTATTTTGACTACTTAGACCACGCTGGTGGTTTCTTCTATGAAAGATGGGGCGATGCTCCAGTCCATTCCATTGCTGCTGCTTTATTCCTTAACCGTACCCAAGTGCATCATTTCGACGATTTAGGATACTACCATGGTCCATTCCATCAATGTCCGACtgatgaaaaaattagacTAGCTAATAGATGTGATTGTGATCCAAACAGGGATTTCACATGGAGAGGTTACTCTTGTGGTAAGAAGTATTACAAGGTCAATAACTTAGCAAAACCAAAGAATTGGGCTGATTAcagtaaataa
- the TPHA0F01640 gene encoding glycosyltransferase family 15 protein, with product MASHSQSHEKSDQPRTITITIPSTRKIYQIVALTALFITTLVLVIKGGAHIGRKESALARKQNMNYDSDAKYDSDAIKYKEQYSYVKYKVPEYTGKKARATFVTLARNNDKNGLLSTVKSVEDRFNSKYQYDWVFLNDVEFNDDFKKTMTALISGTVKFGVIPKEHWSFPSWIDQDRAAETRKKMKEEKIIYGDSIPYRHMCRFESGFFWRHPLLDEYEYYWRVEPDTKLHCDIDYDIFRFMKDNKKKYGFTISIKEFMKTIPTLWDTTLNFTSLHPEFVNKNNMLDFISNDNGKTYNSCHFWSNFEIASLDFWRSEAYTKYFEYLDNAGGFFYERWGDAPVHSIAASLFLDRNEIHHFADLGYFHGPFHQCPIDDVFRLGNRCACKPKDDFTWKGYSCNTKYYDVNKLKKPENWEDYKK from the coding sequence ATGGCATCGCATTCTCAAAGTCACGAAAAGAGTGACCAACCACGCACCATCACTATAACTATTCCATCGACTAGAAAGATATACCAAATCGTCGCTTTAACGGCGTTGTTTATAACGACTTTGGTATTGGTTATCAAAGGTGGTGCTCATATTGGAAGAAAAGAATCTGCTCTAGCAAGGaaacaaaatatgaattatgATTCTGATGCTAAGTATGATTCTGATGCTATCAAGTATAAAGAGCAATATTCATatgttaaatataaagttCCAGAATATACAGGGAAAAAAGCAAGAGCTACTTTTGTTACATTGGCCCGTAATAACGATAAAAATGGGTTACTATCCACTGTCAAGTCTGTTGAGGATAGATTCAACTCGAAGTACCAATACGATTGGGTTTTCTTGAATGATGTTGAGTTCAACGatgatttcaaaaagaCTATGACCGCTTTAATTAGTGGTACAGTCAAATTCGGTGTTATTCCAAAAGAACATTGGTCCTTCCCATCTTGGATCGACCAAGATCGTGCTGCAGAAACTagaaagaagatgaaggaagaaaaaatcatcTACGGTGATTCCATTCCATACAGACACATGTGTAGATTCGAAAGTGGTTTCTTCTGGAGACATCCGTTACTAGACGAATACGAATATTATTGGAGAGTCGAACCAGACACGAAACTGCATTGTGATATTGATTATGATATTTTCAGATTCATGAAGGAtaacaaaaagaaatacgGTTTCACTATTTCGATCAAAGAGTTCATGAAGACAATTCCTACTTTATGGGATACCACTTTGAACTTTACTTCATTACATCCAGAATTTGTTAACAAGAATAACATGCTAGATTTTATCAGTAATGATAATGGTAAGACTTATAACTCGTGTCATTTCTGGTCTAACTTCGAAATTGCTTCTTTAGATTTCTGGAGATCTGAAGCGTACACAAAGTACTTTGAATATCTGGACAATGCAGGTGGCTTCTTCTATGAAAGATGGGGTGATGCACCAGTCCATTCCATTGCCGCTTCTTTATTCTTAGACCGTAATgaaattcatcattttgCTGATTTAGGATACTTCCATGGTCCATTCCACCAGTGCCCAATCGATGATGTTTTCAGACTGGGAAACAGATGTGCATGTAAACCAAAGGATGACTTCACATGGAAGGGTTACTCTTGCAACACTAAATATTATGATGTTAACAAGTTAAAGAAACCTGAAAATTGGGAAGATTACAAGAAATAG
- the RKI1 gene encoding ribose-5-phosphate isomerase RKI1 (similar to Saccharomyces cerevisiae RKI1 (YOR095C); ancestral locus Anc_2.189), with amino-acid sequence MSYTVPDVSSLPALSDPLETAKRLAAYRAIDENVDFKNDKVIGIGSGSTVVYAAERLGQYLKDLKYTECVSKFICIPTGFQSRALILDNGLKLGTVDNYPEIDVAFDGADEVDTNLQLIKGGGACLFQEKLVSTSAKKFIVIADHRKQSPHYLGTNWTKGIPIEVVPAAYVRVQNDLKKLGAHKIVLRQGTPAKAGPVVTDNNNFLIDADFGQLEDPKSLYFKILTLVGVVEVGLFIDNAERVYFGNSDGSVTHADRK; translated from the coding sequence ATGTCTTACACTGTTCCAGATGTATCATCTTTGCCTGCATTATCTGATCCTTTAGAAACAGCTAAAAGATTAGCTGCATACCGTGCTATTGATGAGAATGTCGATTTCAAGAACGATAAAGTAATTGGTATTGGTAGTGGAAGTACTGTCGTTTACGCTGCTGAAAGATTGGGTCAATACTTAAAGGACTTGAAATACACTGAATgtgtttcaaaatttatttgtataCCAACAGGCTTCCAATCCAGAGCTTTAATTTTAGATAATGGCTTGAAATTAGGCACGGTCGACAACTATCCAGAAATTGACGTTGCATTCGATGGTGCTGACGAAGTCGATAcaaatttacaattaattAAAGGTGGTGGTGCATGTTTATTCCAAGAAAAATTAGTGAGTACTAGCGCTAAAAAATTCATTGTCATTGCTGATCATAGAAAACAATCTCCACATTATTTAGGTACAAATTGGACAAAAGGTATTCCAATCGAAGTTGTTCCTGCTGCTTATGTGCGTGTACAGaatgatttaaagaagCTAGGAGCACATAAGATCGTTCTAAGACAGGGAACACCTGCAAAAGCTGGCCCTGTTGTAacagataataataatttcttaatCGATGCTGACTTTGGTCAACTTGAAGATCcaaaatcattatatttcaaaattttgaCTTTAGTTGGTGTCGTTGAAGTAGGTTTATTCATCGATAACGCAGAAAGAGTTTACTTCGGTAACAGTGATGGTTCCGTCACACATGCCGATAGAAAGTAA
- the ARF3 gene encoding Arf family GTPase ARF3 (similar to Saccharomyces cerevisiae ARF3 (YOR094W); ancestral locus Anc_2.190): MGSSVSKALGKLFGSREMKILMLGLDNAGKTTILYKLKLNKIKTSAPTVGFNVETVSFKNVKFNMWDVGGQERLRPLWRHYFPGTTSLIFVIDSQDKDRLNEAKEELYSIISEKEMENVVLLVWANKQDLKGALKPQEISDFLELGDNLKNQMWCVIGSNALAGQGLVEGLSWISTNTAKK; the protein is encoded by the coding sequence ATGGGTTCTTCTGTTTCAAAAGCACTGGGGAAGCTGTTTGGTTCTCGTGAAATGAAAATTCTGATGTTAGGTCTAGATAATGCTGGTAAGACTACCATATTATACAagttaaaattgaataagaTCAAGACTTCTGCTCCAACAGTAGGATTCAATGTCGAAACTgtttctttcaaaaatgtaaaatttaatatgtGGGATGTTGGAGGACAAGAACGTTTAAGACCACTGTGGAGACATTATTTCCCAGGAACTACATCATTAATTTTCGTGATAGACTCGCAGGATAAGGATAGATTGAACGAGgcaaaagaagaattatatAGTATTATTAGTGAAAAGGAGATGGAAAATGTTGTATTGTTGGTTTGGGCTAATAAGCAAGATTTGAAAGGTGCTTTGAAACCGCAAGAAATATCAGATTTCTTAGAATTAGGtgataatttgaaaaatcaaatgtGGTGTGTCATTGGTAGTAATGCATTGGCAGGTCAAGGTTTGGTAGAAGGTTTATCATGGATATCAACTAATACTGCAAAAAAGTAA
- the TPHA0F01630 gene encoding uncharacterized protein (similar to Saccharomyces cerevisiae YOR097C; ancestral locus Anc_2.187) — translation MKQAQEIIDTYTNALPIKVRIDPINELHLPSLLLGLAITGILGPLLNLFLGTILSSLLTLLKYVVIIGLFAGILFVAASGKKNNNNYNSSSNTNDVHSLKANKHEKKNRKVTKQDRSEREEFINAAISPYTIRDRTEMSDPGATLDKLNKIQHREPSKEDFEKLKYYDIPITKSNRFEKNDLIDKHDPYENFITMAQTRKK, via the coding sequence ATGAAACAAGCACAGGAAATCATTGATACATATACAAATGCTTTGCCGATTAAAGTACGAATCGATCCGATAAACGAGTTGCATCTGCCTTCTTTATTGCTTGGGTTAGCAATAACTGGGATTCTGGGTCcccttttaaatttattcttaGGAACTATTCTATCAAGTTTACttacattattaaaatatgttgTGATCATTGGGTTATTTGCAGGTATCTTATTTGTAGCTGCGTCTGGaaaaaagaacaacaacaactacaacagcagcagcaaTACAAATGATGTTCACAGTCTCAAAGCCAATAAACatgagaaaaaaaatagaaagGTCACGAAACAAGATAGAAGTGAAAGAGAAGAATTCATAAATGCAGCAATTAGCCCATATACGATAAGAGACCGTACTGAAATGAGCGATCCAGGCGCAACACTCGACaagttaaataaaatacaacATAGAGAGCCTAGTAAAGAAgactttgaaaaattgaaatattacGATATACCTATTACAAAGTCCAATAGATTTGAAAAgaatgatttaattgaCAAGCATGATCCCTATGAAAATTTCATAACCATGGCCCAAACGAGAAAGAAATAA
- the RPS7A gene encoding 40S ribosomal protein eS7 (similar to Saccharomyces cerevisiae RPS7B (YNL096C) and RPS7A (YOR096W); ancestral locus Anc_2.188), which yields MSAQAKILSQAPTELELQVAQAFLELENSSADLKAELRPLQIKSIREIDVAGGKKALAIFVPVPSLAAYHKVQTKLTRELEKKFPDRHVIFLAERRILPKPSRTARQTQKRPRSRTLTAVHDKILEDMVFPTEIVGKRVRYLVGGNKIQKVLLDSKDIQQVDYKLESFQAVYNKLTGKQIVFEIPGETH from the exons ATGTCTGCCCAAGCTAAGATTTTATCTCAAGCTCCAACTGAGTTGGAATTGCAAGTTGCTCAAGCTTTCCTAGAATTGGAAAACTCCTCCGCTGACTTAAAAGCTGAATTGAGACCATTGCAAATCAAATCCATCAGAGAA ATTGATGTTGCCGGTGGTAAGAAAGCTTTAGCTATCTTTGTTCCAGTTCCATCTTTGGCTGCCTACCACAAGGTTCAAACTAAGTTAACCCGTGAATTGGAAAAGAAATTCCCAGACCGTCACGTCATCTTCTTAGCTGAAAGAAGAATCTTACCAAAGCCATCTAGAACTGCCAGACAAACTCAAAAGAGACCAAGATCTAGAACTTTAACCGCTGTTCACGACAAAATCTTAGAAGACATGGTTTTCCCAACTGAAATTGTCGGTAAGAGAGTTAGATACTTAGTTGGTGGTAACAAGATCCAAAAGGTCTTATTAGACTCCAAGGACATCCAACAAGTTGATTACAAATTGGAATCTTTCCAAGCTGTTTACAACAAATTAACTGGTAAGCAAATCGTCTTTGAAATCCCAGGTGAAACccattaa
- the CMR2 gene encoding Cmr2p (similar to Saccharomyces cerevisiae YOR093C; ancestral locus Anc_2.191) gives MDFSIPPELPLVLQNQLNELIKDYKEENLTSKGYETKRKQLLDKYRNNEQKLLLSKHSNLSLNINRREPDLYGSLRISNSSTSSADASNLQDSLKYNRSSIDSTREDYKVGSVRQNQIYRVTTTNSNSTLFSPRKHKQSSSLQLSLNSYESGLESYTPMTPLLPRLESLLESTFLPLILRGRYNHYEKETAIISINEKNKESSITWGKLYLRAEKVAHELKKSQLKKMDKVLLWYNKDEVIDFTVALLGCFIADMIAVPVSFQTYSLVEIIQIIKLTNSQFSLISSECHKQLDNLQTTNNNTKIKLIKSGFISQVTFLKTTDLGTYNKAKKMTPTYDVSQISYIEFTRTPLGRLSGIVMKPRVINDQLTMLSKIIDSRAMPHWKKGEINRSYKTRTAEKGFTILNTLDPTRSTGLICGVLFNIFSGNLLISIDNSLTTKPGSYEELIYRFSADILLNEQLQLKQVVIGYLEDPKVINSRKQKINLSCIKCCLTCCTTIDTEVSDMVVHKWLKNLGCYDANICYSPMLTLPDIGGIFISLKDQLGMLDNFPIHNTKLRLQDDVFINKEKLKGNIVESSITAMINSSSSFTEYLRLTTFGFPIPNATVCVVNLDDCTLVPDLTVGEIWISSKSLTDEFYQMDRVNEFVFHARINFQKMFSFVKGNTLEAAQSKEKINTIMSIVPPSTQFLRTKLMGFVHNGKIYVLSMIEDMFLQNMLVQLPNWSHTSDITRAKKPIPSPNKSVNNFVEKNDNELTLEKGPKRIVQTYYLQQITESIVRTVSTVSDVAAFELNHNSDEHFLVIIVESSLSRSTLFQEDNLLVQSKEKLKKREQKMNELTEQIYRILWIFHKIQPLCVLVVSPNTLPRRYCSLELANSTIESKFQSGELVANFVKFQFDNVILDFIPHSLYYNESIFSEHLSNLRHLALEQERGSDGENQRMILQTSGVDYRDIVYDHRTNKNLGIFKNLLDILEWRIEAFPNESAFNDGTFKGSSKENENNIHKNISWGTFHNIIASYLRKILTSKMPLNKGDRVVVMCENSIEYTAIIIACFYCNLVVLPIDIINEDTAAEDISYLTNIISSFSVKRLFVDGNTNFLLESNTTISRLWKKEKAVIPKVTNISKVKIKTDVSIKMFKTYAIQKRQKLNSNTSTCLIWVNRDNSPIKNTHPTMTASSLLNSCKILKETLEITNDDTLFSLCNYTHGLGFIIGNLLGIYAGCYTNYFTMDDIFVNPNNLLFGLQNMNVKNLFLTPSLFYAMISKASNVIDSEKTLKVNVPSKKNPATATIKPDFLRNVKNIMIPFTGRPKTTTIENILKKNGNVQVSIEQISYIYQNQFNFNISMRSYMGIPPVDIYLDRSALREGLIKELNGSDRMKSGLRIQDSGVVPVCTDVVIVNPETKKPCHEGEYGEIWCCSEANVSDYFISRDANDKSSKVKLTRDTFVTEQFKSKMDESNDNGLTYLRTGDLGFIKPLKCLNNDGEEISFNLLYVLGSIGDIIDILGLTHFVGDLESTVKETNPNIVNCIIAKCGGLLVCLVKCKETTKQIYANLTVLITSQLLSEHGVILDLCSFVGKNNIAKDIPENWSLHRTQVIEAWFAQTLNIESQFGINYGENISLYLLSDLERS, from the coding sequence ATGGATTTCTCAATACCACCGGAGTTGCCGCTAGTGTTACAGAATCAATTGAATGAGTTAATAAAGGATTATAAAGAAGAGAATTTAACGTCGAAAGGTTACGAGACAAAGAGAAAACAACTTCTGGACAAATATAGGAACAATGAGCAGAAACTGCTTTTATCTAAacattcaaatttatctttGAACATAAATCGAAGAGAACCTGATTTGTATGGTTCATTAAGGATATCTAATTCATCAACCTCTAGTGCTGACGCTAGTAATTTACAAGACTCacttaaatataatagatCAAGTATAGATTCTACAAGGGAAGATTACAAGGTGGGTTCAGTACGGCAAAATCAGATTTATAGAGTGACGActacaaattcaaattctaCTTTATTTTCTCCAAGAAAACATAAGCAATCGTCCTCTCTACAGTTATCTTTGAATTCGTATGAATCTGGATTGGAGTCATATACACCTATGACACCTTTACTGCCGAGATTAGAATCATTACTTGAATCAACATTCTTGCCATTAATCCTAAGAGGAAGGTATAATCATTACGAAAAGGAGACAGCTATTATATctataaatgaaaaaaataaagaatcGAGCATAACTTGGggaaaattatatttgagAGCTGAAAAAGTTGCACATGAGTTAAAGAAAAGTcagttgaagaaaatggATAAAGTTCTACTATGGTACAATAAAGATGAAGTGATAGATTTTACAGTAGCCTTACTAGGTTGCTTCATTGCAGATATGATTGCAGTACCTGTTTCATTTCAAACTTACTCATTAGTGGAAATTATacaaattatcaaattaacaaattctCAATTCTCATTAATATCTAGCGAATGTCACAAACAATTGGACAATTTACAAACAACAAACAACAATACAAAGATAAAGTTAATTAAAAGCGGGTTCATTTCACAAGTGacatttttgaaaacaacTGATCTAGGCACATACAATAAGGCCAAAAAAATGACACCCACTTATGATGTTTCTCAAATCTCTTACATTGAATTTACTAGAACACCATTAGGAAGATTATCAGGGATAGTGATGAAACCAAGAGTAATTAATGACCAATTAACTATGCTATCTAAAATCATAGACTCCAGAGCAATGCCCCATTGGAAAAAGGGCGAAATTAATAGATCATACAAAACTCGAACTGCAGAGAAGGGATTTACTATACTAAATACTTTAGATCCGACCCGTTCAACGGGGTTGATATGTGGTGtgttatttaatatattttctggTAACTTATTGATTTCTATTGATAACAGTCTTACAACAAAACCAGGTAGTTATGAGGAACTTATTTATAGGTTTAGTGCCGATATATTGTTAAATGAGCAACTTCAATTGAAGCAAGTTGTTATAGGTTATCTTGAAGACCCCAAAGTTATTAATTCTaggaaacaaaaaattaacttGAGTTGCATTAAGTGTTGTTTAACTTGTTGTACAACAATAGACACTGAAGTATCAGATATGGTTGTACATAAATGGTTGAAAAACTTGGGATGTTACGATGCGAACATATGTTATTCTCCAATGCTTACGCTACCAGACATCGGTGGTATATTCATCTCTTTGAAAGATCAATTAGGCATGTTGGACAATTTCCCGATTCACAACACAAAATTAAGATTACAAGATGatgtatttattaataaagaaaaactTAAGGGCAATATTGTTGAGTCAAGTATAACAGCAATGATAAATTCATCTAGTTCGTTTACCGAGTATTTAAGACTCACAACATTTGGATTTCCAATACCGAATGCGACTGTATGTGTTGTAAATTTAGATGACTGTACATTAGTTCCTGATCTGACTGTTGGTGAAATATGGATTTCATCGAAATCTCTAACAGAtgaattttatcaaatggATAGAGTTAATGAATTCGTATTCCATGCTAGAATaaactttcaaaaaatgttCTCCTTTGTGAAAGGTAATACTCTAGAGGCGGCTCAATCGAAGGAAAAAATCAATACCATAATGAGTATAGTCCCACCGTCGACACAGTTTTTAAGAACTAAATTAATGGGCTTTGTTCATAATGgtaaaatatatgtattgtCGATGATAGAAGACATGTTCCTACAGAATATGCTAGTACAATTACCAAATTGGTCACATACATCTGACATTACCAGAGCTAAGAAGCCTATTCCTTCACCAAATAAATCGgtcaataattttgttgagaaaaatgataatgaattgaCGCTAGAGAAAGGACCTAAAAGAATAGTCCAGACATATTATCTTCAACAAATTACAGAATCAATCGTGCGTACCGTAAGTACTGTGAGTGATGTTGCAGCATTTGAACTAAATCATAATAGTGATGAACATTTTTTAGTAATTATCGTAGAGAGTTCTTTATCCAGATCTACATTATTTCAAGAAGATAATCTTTTGGTACAATCTAAAGAGAAGTTGAAAAAAAGAGAACAGAAAATGAATGAGCTCACTGAGCAAATTTACAGAATTTTGTGGatatttcataaaattCAACCTTTATGTGTTCTAGTGGTTTCTCCAAATACATTACCAAGAAGATATTGTTCCTTAGAACTAGCAAATAGTACCATTGAAAGTAAATTCCAAAGTGGTGAACTTGTTGctaattttgttaaatttcaatttgatAACGTTATTTTAGATTTCATCCCTCattctttatattataatgaGAGTATATTTTCAGAACATTTGTCGAACTTAAGACACCTGGCCTTAGAACAGGAAAGGGGCTCTGATGGTGAAAACCAAAGAATGATCTTACAAACATCAGGCGTAGATTATCGAGACATTGTTTATGATCATCGGACAAATAAGAACTTAggaatttttaaaaatctTTTGGATATTTTAGAATGGAGAATTGAAGCCTTTCCAAACGAGTCAGCCTTTAACGATGGCACTTTTAAAGGATCTTCTAAGGAGAACGAAAACAATATacataaaaatatttcttggGGGACATTTCATAATATTATAGCTTCATATCtgagaaaaatattaacatcAAAAATGCCCTTGAATAAGGGTGATAGAGTTGTGGTTATGTGCGAAAATTCCATCGAGTACACTGCAATAATCATTGCTTGCTTTTACTGTAATTTGGTCGTGCTACctattgatataataaatgaagATACAGCTGCTGAAGATATATCGTATTTaactaatattatttcatcattttcgGTAAAGAGGTTGTTTGTGGATGGCAATACAAATTTTCTGTTGGAGAGTAACACAACAATCTCTCGATTAtggaagaaagaaaaagcCGTAATACCAAAGGTAACCAATATCTCAAAGGTTAAAATAAAGACTGACGTctcaataaaaatgtttaaaaCGTACGCTATACAGAAGCGACAAAAGTTGAACTCAAATACATCTACATGCTTGATCTGGGTTAACAGAGACAATTCTCCAATTAAAAATACTCACCCTACTATGACAGCTTCGTCGCTTCTCAACTCatgtaaaattttaaaggaAACATTAGAAATAACAAATGATGACacattattttctttatgtAACTATACTCATGGGTTGGGTTTTATTATTGGCAACTTGCTAGGTATTTATGCTGGTTGTTATACAAACTATTTTACAATGGACGATATCTTTGTAAAtccaaataatttattatttggatTGCAAAATATGAATGTTAAAAACTTATTTTTAACACCATCACTTTTTTATGCAATGATATCAAAGGCTTCTAATGTTATAGACTCAgaaaaaactttaaaagTCAACGTTCCATCGAAGAAAAATCCAGCCACAGCAACAATTAAGCCTGATTTTCTAagaaatgttaaaaatattatgataCCGTTTACAGGAAGGCCAAAAACCACAACAATTgagaatatattaaagaaaaacgGAAATGTCCAAGTTTCTATTGAGCAGATcagttatatttatcaaaatcaatttaaCTTTAACATATCTATGAGATCTTACATGGGCATCCCCCCAgtagatatttatttggaTAGGAGTGCTTTAAGAGAAGGTTTAATAAAGGAACTTAACGGCTCAGATCGTATGAAATCTGGGTTAAGGATTCAAGATTCTGGTGTTGTGCCAGTTTGTACAGATGTGGTTATAGTCAATCCAGAGACTAAGAAACCTTGTCATGAAGGTGAATATGGTGAAATATGGTGTTGTTCTGAAGCAAATGTTTCAGACTACTTTATCTCTAGGGATGCCAATGATAAAAGTTCAAAGGTCAAATTAACTAGAGATACTTTTGTAACTGAACAATTTAAAAGTAAAATGGATGAATCTAATGACAATGGCTTAACATATTTACGAACCGGCGATCTCGGTTTTATCAAACCTCTGAAATGTTTGAATAACGATGGCGAGGAAATTTCATTCAACCTTTTATACGTCCTTGGAAGTATTGGAGATATTATTGACATTTTAGGTTTAACTCATTTTGTTGGTGATTTAGAAAGCACGGTAAAAGAGACAAACCCAAATATCGTGAATTGTATAATTGCAAAATGTGGTGGGTTACTAGTTTGCCTAGTTAAATGTAAAGAAACTACAAAGCAAATATATGCCAATTTAACGGTATTAATAACTTCACAGCTGTTATCAGAACATGGGGTTATTTTGGATTTATGTAGCTTCGttggtaaaaataatatcgCAAAAGATATTCCTGAGAATTGGTCATTGCATCGCACGCAAGTTATAGAAGCATGGTTTGCTCAAACCTTAAACATTGAATCACAGTTTGGAATCAACTACGGTGAAAACATTTCACTTTACCTCTTATCAGATCTAGAAAGAAGTTAA